The Candidatus Sulfotelmatobacter sp. genome has a segment encoding these proteins:
- a CDS encoding prepilin-type N-terminal cleavage/methylation domain-containing protein: protein MTKRTRWLAKAEAGVTLVELMVVLVVIAVGLLALSAVQTHSSSDVYATGRRTRAMAVAENQMEQARALGYAGAVADSGTTDNCTWNTRVDSVGTGLNRITVTVNWTESGAPRTIHLLDLVSTR, encoded by the coding sequence GTGACTAAGCGAACCCGCTGGTTGGCGAAGGCCGAGGCCGGCGTCACGCTCGTCGAGCTGATGGTCGTGCTGGTCGTCATCGCCGTCGGCCTCCTGGCGCTCTCCGCCGTCCAGACTCATTCGTCTTCCGACGTCTACGCGACCGGCCGCCGCACTCGCGCGATGGCGGTGGCCGAGAACCAGATGGAGCAGGCCCGCGCGCTCGGTTATGCCGGCGCGGTGGCCGATTCCGGAACCACGGACAACTGCACCTGGAACACGCGGGTGGACTCCGTCGGAACCGGGCTCAACCGGATCACCGTGACGGTCAACTGGACCGAATCCGGCGCGCCTCGCACGATCCACCTCCTCGACCTGGTCTCGACGCGATGA